A single region of the Paramicrobacterium fandaimingii genome encodes:
- a CDS encoding MFS transporter: MVTVEPRLLREPPPFRRDRAVHTWIGVKALSDAGDAIWTIALAWTAVQITSPALAGVIVAAGTVPRAVILMFGGVLADRANARHIMILFNSIRIAVLIGVALWVLASPPTVAVLLLAAIGFGICDAFYEPSAGTIARQLVRTDDLPTYSAVMQTATRLGTMGGAAIGGFLVAHAGMVGSSAANAVTFALVVAFIAIWLRPRFALPRSEKESPLRGIIRGFTHLKDAPTTRTLVIALSGLNLAVGPALGIGLALRATEQSWGAQAVGIFEALVGAGAALGAISVTKWRPRREANAGFWALVVQGGAIVCLGIGPVWLVGGGAFVIGLTAGYASVLLSSTFAATVDTSFLGRMSAITRLGDDCLMPLAMAAFGAIASVTELWVPFTLYGSSLAALMIFPLRNRALRAMSLRPVDKPE, from the coding sequence ATGGTCACAGTCGAGCCGCGCCTGCTGCGCGAACCTCCACCATTTCGCAGAGACCGAGCGGTCCATACGTGGATCGGAGTGAAGGCCCTGTCTGATGCCGGCGACGCCATCTGGACGATCGCCCTGGCATGGACAGCAGTGCAGATCACCTCTCCGGCGCTCGCGGGTGTCATCGTCGCGGCAGGAACAGTGCCCCGTGCAGTCATCCTGATGTTCGGCGGTGTTCTGGCCGACCGCGCCAACGCGCGCCACATCATGATCCTGTTCAACAGCATCCGCATCGCCGTGCTCATTGGCGTCGCGCTGTGGGTTCTCGCGTCTCCCCCGACCGTCGCTGTGCTGCTTCTTGCTGCGATCGGTTTCGGCATCTGCGACGCCTTTTACGAACCCTCGGCCGGCACAATCGCCCGCCAACTCGTGCGCACGGACGATCTGCCCACCTACTCGGCCGTCATGCAGACAGCCACCCGTCTCGGCACGATGGGCGGCGCTGCGATCGGAGGTTTCCTCGTTGCGCACGCCGGCATGGTGGGAAGCTCGGCAGCGAACGCCGTCACATTCGCCCTCGTCGTCGCGTTCATCGCCATCTGGCTGCGGCCACGGTTTGCGCTCCCCCGAAGCGAGAAAGAGTCACCGTTGCGAGGCATCATCAGGGGCTTCACACACCTGAAGGATGCTCCGACAACTCGCACCCTCGTCATCGCACTCTCGGGGCTCAACCTCGCCGTCGGTCCGGCGCTCGGCATCGGGCTCGCGCTGAGGGCAACCGAACAGAGCTGGGGCGCGCAAGCCGTCGGCATCTTCGAGGCCCTTGTCGGAGCTGGCGCTGCCCTCGGGGCCATCTCCGTGACCAAGTGGCGTCCGCGACGTGAGGCGAACGCCGGGTTCTGGGCGCTCGTTGTCCAGGGCGGCGCGATTGTCTGTCTCGGCATCGGGCCCGTGTGGCTTGTCGGTGGCGGGGCATTCGTGATCGGCCTGACCGCGGGCTATGCCTCGGTACTTCTCAGCTCAACCTTTGCGGCCACAGTCGATACGTCATTTCTCGGCCGCATGAGCGCCATCACACGTCTTGGCGACGACTGCCTGATGCCGCTGGCGATGGCTGCTTTTGGCGCAATCGCTTCAGTTACCGAATTGTGGGTGCCGTTCACGCTCTATGGATCCAGTCTTGCCGCCCTGATGATCTTCCCACTGCGCAACCGCGCGCTCCGGGCAATGTCGCTTCGGCCTGTGGACAAACCCGAGTAG
- a CDS encoding SurA N-terminal domain-containing protein yields MHRKLLAGLGAAVVLLGMVGCSTSGIEGPKPTGSQQQGSQPDVSGVPDVVAEVNGVELTKDEFVELYEGQYQQMQQQSQTTGEEVDQDALRKQTADAMVDTELLIQESDARNIEATQEELDAALEKLATTNQMKTADEALAALKEQGLDEKAVYSQLKTQVRLDKLIAQETGDIEPTDEELQKLYDQAVAQQKQSGGQGGELPSYEEARPQLVEQAKSQKQSEAYEVLVKKLRKGADITVNL; encoded by the coding sequence ATGCATCGAAAGCTGTTGGCAGGACTGGGCGCGGCTGTAGTGCTGCTCGGCATGGTGGGGTGCAGCACCTCTGGGATCGAGGGCCCGAAACCCACAGGTAGTCAGCAACAAGGGTCGCAACCCGACGTTTCTGGCGTTCCCGACGTCGTGGCTGAGGTGAATGGCGTAGAGCTCACAAAGGACGAATTCGTTGAGCTTTACGAAGGTCAATACCAGCAGATGCAGCAGCAGTCGCAGACGACCGGCGAGGAAGTCGATCAAGATGCCCTGCGGAAGCAGACGGCTGACGCAATGGTCGACACTGAACTGCTCATCCAAGAATCTGACGCGCGCAACATCGAGGCCACCCAGGAGGAACTCGATGCGGCCCTCGAGAAGCTGGCGACCACAAACCAGATGAAAACGGCGGACGAGGCGCTCGCCGCGCTCAAGGAACAGGGACTCGACGAAAAGGCCGTTTACTCACAGTTGAAGACGCAGGTGCGTTTGGACAAGCTCATCGCTCAGGAAACGGGCGACATCGAGCCCACAGATGAAGAGCTGCAGAAGCTCTACGATCAAGCCGTCGCCCAGCAGAAGCAGTCCGGCGGGCAGGGTGGCGAACTTCCGTCGTACGAAGAGGCGAGGCCGCAGCTCGTCGAGCAGGCAAAATCGCAGAAGCAATCCGAGGCGTATGAAGTCCTGGTGAAAAAGCTCCGCAAGGGCGCCGACATCACGGTGAATTTGTGA
- a CDS encoding LLM class flavin-dependent oxidoreductase — translation MELGAYSFGDTQLNPDGSQRSTAEAIRNLFETIEHADKVGLTYFGIGEHHTASMPASSPGAMIAAAAAATEHIILGSAASIISTDDPVRVFQQFATADAISGGGRVEITAGRGSSVETFPLFGFDLRDYDRLYAEKLDLLMTINESVSENVTWSGSVRPNVDDLAVVPRPVGGRLPIWLATGGNASSSARAGKLGLPVSYGIIGGEPHRFAPLAELYRRSAAKAGHTGDKIKVSVAAWGLVAPTKKEAMERFYPGWRNLNIEMGKLRGWGAPDKRQFDAQAEAPGAYYVGDPDEVAERIVHLHGYMGHMRHFLQMDIGGLPQEHFLESITLLATEVKPRVERLLAAK, via the coding sequence ATGGAACTTGGTGCATACAGCTTCGGTGACACCCAGCTGAACCCAGACGGAAGCCAGCGGTCCACCGCTGAGGCGATTCGCAACTTATTCGAGACGATTGAGCACGCCGACAAAGTCGGTTTGACGTATTTCGGCATCGGTGAGCACCACACGGCGAGTATGCCGGCGTCGTCCCCCGGGGCGATGATTGCCGCCGCCGCTGCCGCGACCGAACACATCATCCTCGGGAGCGCCGCGAGCATCATCAGCACCGACGATCCGGTACGTGTGTTCCAACAGTTCGCGACAGCCGATGCGATCTCTGGCGGCGGCCGAGTCGAGATCACAGCCGGTCGCGGATCGTCAGTGGAAACCTTTCCTCTGTTCGGGTTCGATCTGCGGGACTATGACAGGCTCTATGCGGAGAAGCTTGATCTGCTGATGACGATCAATGAGAGCGTCTCAGAGAACGTGACCTGGTCGGGAAGCGTGCGCCCGAACGTGGATGACCTTGCCGTCGTGCCGAGGCCCGTTGGCGGGCGGTTGCCCATCTGGCTCGCCACTGGCGGCAACGCATCATCCTCGGCTCGGGCAGGTAAATTGGGCCTGCCGGTCTCCTACGGAATCATCGGCGGTGAACCGCACCGTTTCGCACCGCTGGCCGAACTCTACCGTCGCAGCGCAGCCAAGGCGGGCCATACCGGTGACAAGATCAAAGTTTCGGTGGCCGCGTGGGGACTTGTCGCGCCGACGAAGAAGGAGGCAATGGAGCGCTTCTACCCTGGCTGGCGAAACCTGAACATCGAGATGGGCAAGCTCCGCGGTTGGGGTGCGCCTGACAAGCGCCAGTTCGACGCCCAAGCTGAAGCGCCCGGCGCCTACTATGTGGGCGATCCCGACGAGGTCGCGGAGCGGATTGTGCATCTCCACGGGTACATGGGGCACATGCGCCACTTCCTGCAGATGGACATAGGCGGATTGCCTCAAGAGCACTTCCTTGAATCGATCACCCTCCTTGCGACCGAAGTCAAGCCACGCGTCGAGCGTCTCCTCGCCGCCAAGTAA
- a CDS encoding NADPH-dependent F420 reductase — MIRTIGILGAGRVGSAIARTALTAGYAVNISGSGPGSDIEMLVDIVVPGARAMSASDAVANSDLVIIAVPLHKYRTVSPALLSGKIVIDTMNYWEPIDGRLDDFTTDARSSSEVVSDYFTGARVVKTLNHIGYHELEADNHAAGRDQRRALAIAGDDDAASVVAEIIDRFGFDAVYAGPLETGAAFEPGTAIFGGRHTADELGAELGLTGSTTLFSGAEL, encoded by the coding sequence ATGATAAGAACGATTGGCATCCTCGGAGCGGGCCGGGTGGGCTCAGCCATTGCGCGCACTGCTCTCACGGCGGGGTACGCGGTGAATATCTCCGGCTCCGGTCCGGGTTCAGACATCGAGATGCTCGTTGACATCGTCGTGCCGGGGGCGCGGGCAATGTCGGCGTCAGATGCCGTCGCGAACTCAGACCTCGTGATCATTGCTGTTCCCCTGCATAAGTACCGCACCGTGTCGCCGGCCCTGTTGTCGGGCAAGATCGTGATCGACACGATGAACTACTGGGAGCCGATCGACGGCCGATTAGATGATTTCACAACGGATGCCCGCAGTAGCAGCGAGGTCGTAAGCGACTACTTCACTGGCGCACGGGTCGTGAAAACGCTCAACCACATCGGGTACCACGAATTGGAAGCCGACAATCATGCCGCCGGGCGGGATCAGCGCCGCGCTCTCGCCATCGCTGGCGACGATGATGCAGCGTCCGTCGTTGCCGAGATTATTGATCGTTTCGGGTTCGACGCGGTATATGCCGGCCCTCTTGAGACCGGCGCCGCGTTTGAGCCAGGCACAGCCATCTTCGGTGGCAGACACACTGCCGATGAGCTGGGCGCCGAGTTGGGGCTCACCGGATCGACCACGTTATTCAGCGGTGCCGAGCTCTGA
- a CDS encoding winged helix-turn-helix transcriptional regulator codes for MSGSEFTHIDDEECRRFQASAELAGRKWNAAILLAGARGARRFSEYRTLVEGISDRLLAARLKELELEGLIRRGVQPTTPVSISYDLTSSGLELISLLHPLVNWSRTRQSGVDDATHTPGLTPGVRAASSA; via the coding sequence ATGAGTGGTTCTGAATTCACGCACATTGACGACGAAGAGTGCCGCCGGTTTCAAGCATCCGCTGAGCTAGCTGGACGCAAATGGAATGCGGCGATCCTGCTGGCAGGAGCGCGAGGGGCGCGCCGGTTCTCCGAGTACCGCACCCTCGTGGAAGGAATTTCCGATCGTCTCCTCGCCGCCAGGCTGAAAGAACTCGAGCTCGAGGGGCTCATCCGCCGCGGCGTACAGCCAACCACGCCGGTATCAATCAGCTACGATCTGACGTCATCCGGCCTCGAGCTGATCTCACTGTTGCATCCGTTAGTGAACTGGAGTCGAACCCGACAGAGCGGCGTTGACGACGCCACTCACACGCCGGGTCTCACGCCGGGTGTGCGGGCGGCCTCCTCCGCCTAG
- a CDS encoding DUF4260 domain-containing protein translates to MADRAPRNDTEAPQNTSRGLNPRAVQMVESALIGVLSLVGTIVLAPHMWWFPFAVFFVFDLSALGYLRSPATGAVWYNATHTYAWPALVGVIALVTVTFSPEWSLWLALVAFAWAFHVGFDRMLGYGLKLPDAFTHTHMGWIGKDRPATTPTR, encoded by the coding sequence ATGGCCGATCGTGCTCCACGAAACGACACCGAGGCGCCACAAAATACCAGCCGCGGACTGAACCCCAGAGCGGTTCAGATGGTCGAGAGCGCACTTATCGGGGTGCTGTCTCTCGTCGGCACGATCGTGCTCGCCCCACATATGTGGTGGTTCCCGTTTGCCGTGTTCTTTGTATTTGACCTCTCTGCTCTGGGCTACCTGCGTTCGCCCGCGACCGGGGCGGTTTGGTACAACGCCACCCACACCTACGCGTGGCCAGCCCTGGTGGGCGTCATCGCACTCGTGACGGTTACGTTCTCACCCGAGTGGTCGCTGTGGCTTGCCCTTGTCGCTTTCGCTTGGGCCTTCCATGTCGGTTTCGACCGGATGCTGGGCTACGGGCTCAAGCTGCCCGACGCGTTTACGCACACTCACATGGGATGGATCGGAAAGGATCGCCCAGCGACGACCCCGACACGGTGA
- a CDS encoding ABC transporter ATP-binding protein: MTNAIEVRSVTRFYGRVHALDDVSFAVPEHSILGLLGRNGAGKTTIMSIMAGQDRQSSGEIEVLGHTPFEHAPTLAQISYVRDNQRYPDDYRLHHVLRIAPDFAPNWSPDVAEELADSLRIPTKTRIKKLSRGQLSSIAIVLGLASRAPITLLDEPYLGLDVTARAVFHRMLLHDYEQHPRTIVLSTHLIDESESLFDQVVIMDQGRVVTNGDRDELMASAWVMSGTTDAVAELVADRPVLQRTAVGGLTSVTAAFVLDDETRIRARDLRVQLAPASLQDLVAAYGADDAESTDVKVERA; this comes from the coding sequence ATGACCAACGCGATCGAGGTCCGCTCCGTCACGCGCTTCTACGGCCGGGTGCACGCGCTGGATGATGTCAGCTTTGCCGTCCCCGAGCACTCGATCCTCGGCCTGCTCGGCCGCAATGGTGCCGGAAAGACCACCATCATGTCGATCATGGCAGGCCAGGACCGTCAGTCCTCCGGCGAGATCGAAGTTCTCGGACACACGCCGTTCGAGCATGCGCCCACTCTCGCCCAAATCAGTTACGTTCGCGATAACCAGCGGTACCCAGACGACTACCGGTTGCATCACGTGTTGAGGATCGCGCCGGACTTCGCGCCGAACTGGAGCCCAGATGTCGCCGAAGAACTTGCCGACAGCCTCCGCATCCCGACAAAGACCCGAATCAAGAAACTCTCCCGCGGGCAACTGTCATCGATCGCCATTGTCCTAGGGCTGGCGTCCCGAGCCCCGATCACTTTGCTTGACGAGCCGTACCTCGGACTTGATGTCACCGCACGGGCCGTGTTCCACCGGATGCTCCTTCATGATTACGAACAACATCCTCGGACGATCGTCCTCTCGACTCACCTGATAGACGAGTCTGAGTCGCTCTTCGACCAGGTGGTGATCATGGATCAGGGACGTGTCGTCACGAATGGCGACCGTGACGAGCTGATGGCATCGGCGTGGGTGATGAGCGGCACCACGGATGCCGTCGCCGAGTTGGTCGCCGACCGTCCCGTTCTGCAGAGGACCGCAGTCGGCGGTTTGACCTCGGTCACGGCAGCCTTTGTGCTCGATGATGAAACCCGCATCCGTGCACGAGACCTCAGAGTGCAGCTAGCCCCGGCGTCACTGCAAGACCTGGTTGCCGCATACGGAGCAGACGACGCAGAATCCACCGATGTGAAAGTAGAACGAGCATGA
- a CDS encoding GntR family transcriptional regulator, which produces MLTGEGPIYQQLADHIAEGIMAGTYPEESSVPSTNEYAVFYQISPITAAKGVNLLVEEGALYRKRGVGMFVAAGAKDRLHLSRRSEFRTEYVAPLVHESRLLNIDREELAEMIDQENEK; this is translated from the coding sequence ATGCTCACCGGTGAAGGACCGATCTATCAGCAACTCGCCGACCACATCGCCGAGGGCATCATGGCCGGCACCTATCCGGAGGAGTCCAGCGTCCCGTCCACAAACGAATACGCCGTGTTCTATCAGATCAGTCCCATTACCGCGGCGAAAGGCGTCAACCTGCTCGTGGAGGAGGGCGCGCTGTATAGGAAGCGTGGTGTCGGGATGTTCGTCGCGGCGGGAGCCAAAGACCGGCTGCACCTATCGCGACGGTCAGAGTTTCGCACCGAGTACGTCGCCCCGCTCGTCCACGAATCACGGTTGCTGAATATCGACAGAGAAGAGCTCGCAGAGATGATTGATCAGGAGAACGAGAAATGA
- a CDS encoding tyrosine-type recombinase/integrase codes for MLPGTGGLNIKPPKGRRVRRVPIIEPLEPVLRRLTVQRGRNLPLLRGPRGGVITTAALRNATNWDALVASLGFPGLRRHDLRHAGATWFAKAGIPIHVVNHILGHASVETTRAYLHTDNTALQNAGARMNEHLRRQR; via the coding sequence GTGCTTCCCGGCACCGGGGGCCTTAACATCAAGCCGCCAAAGGGTCGTCGAGTTCGCCGCGTTCCGATCATCGAGCCACTCGAGCCAGTGCTGCGCAGACTCACGGTGCAACGGGGGCGCAACCTGCCGCTGTTGCGTGGCCCGCGTGGTGGGGTCATTACGACCGCGGCGTTGCGCAATGCAACCAACTGGGACGCTCTGGTTGCATCACTGGGGTTTCCGGGGTTGCGTCGCCATGACCTTCGGCACGCGGGCGCAACCTGGTTCGCAAAAGCAGGAATCCCGATCCACGTCGTGAACCACATTCTCGGGCACGCATCGGTCGAGACGACCCGTGCGTACCTCCACACTGACAACACGGCATTGCAGAACGCCGGGGCACGGATGAATGAGCACCTCCGGAGGCAGCGATGA
- a CDS encoding DUF4062 domain-containing protein, with protein sequence MEKDLRELRVFMASPGDLTDERDALRNLERRLNAMFRERGVRVSIEGWEDVQPDAGAPQELINPLVYSCDVFVGLLNVRWGTPTDNDSSGFSEEFNIALKRRQENGTAPTVGMYFREIDPERLRDRGPQLEAVLAFKERVEAERLVLHKTFSGTDDLALEVMNFLLPHALRIADEVSASTAELSSGSSGSTPANDEPETLESAEAKTDDDDSAGEPDSAQLQIMSALSSFSNLFLGGTSIAPETRDRVTLAAEAFAQEAETLGSHHVNRLFKNRENLDLTLGEARIWYRTFFENYGLVERDHRVVPIWGLIPPDRLDDRFIDELATLATDDNSNVVRGVLRFLTEHVIRPRSFWEPDPAGGDGEGLSFEPRTAETPAARWADLFGKFSGIDSTLNYMVAVASLEDLELLKGVADLDAVDDRTRDLIRAAIDVMAGDLTDVGDLAPTRYSGNDTSALRDLVVNSVPQLQADQWSPLLVGTHWQIAVAAALQIVEHENISAEQLKTVSELKSAEIECALVERARRDMDWALLQIKELTDRDEYGSADMISRLLAASVSKESLELLDRDETLDVRAWVALTIQNPHNYLESARDVLDGTSEWLNKRKAPLADKYAVIAEHMTAKAKGAACLVLSQAAEIIDADVERVSAELRRDSYVSRSSALHALIAIVTRTERALPSLGDLTVLDSYGFLDDAEFVLDSPLARVVAPVWAVSKTKALQELGRAWRLRQQRTSDVDLEEALYLDSETLRMVALDQLMSRWSDGQLRELLDRYGDQNRQWWYNIIAALDERLFGFGRQAISVRE encoded by the coding sequence ATGGAGAAGGATCTGCGCGAGCTACGCGTCTTCATGGCATCTCCTGGCGATCTTACTGACGAGCGTGATGCACTTCGCAACCTCGAACGCCGCTTGAATGCGATGTTTCGTGAGCGAGGAGTCCGCGTCTCAATTGAGGGCTGGGAAGATGTACAGCCTGACGCCGGGGCTCCGCAGGAACTCATAAACCCCTTGGTGTATAGCTGCGATGTATTCGTCGGTCTTTTAAACGTGCGCTGGGGCACGCCCACTGACAATGACTCTTCCGGTTTTTCTGAAGAATTCAATATCGCGTTGAAGCGTAGGCAAGAAAACGGCACCGCTCCAACGGTCGGGATGTACTTCCGCGAGATCGATCCGGAACGGTTGCGAGACAGGGGACCACAACTCGAGGCCGTGCTCGCTTTCAAGGAGCGGGTGGAGGCCGAGCGGCTTGTGTTGCATAAGACCTTCAGTGGCACGGATGACCTTGCTCTTGAGGTTATGAACTTCCTGTTACCACACGCGCTGCGGATAGCTGACGAAGTGTCAGCTAGTACAGCGGAGCTGAGCTCAGGATCGTCTGGGTCGACACCTGCTAACGATGAGCCCGAAACCCTGGAGTCGGCCGAGGCCAAGACTGATGACGATGACTCGGCGGGCGAGCCCGACTCTGCTCAGCTCCAGATCATGTCCGCGCTGTCCTCGTTCTCGAACCTGTTCCTGGGCGGGACGTCGATTGCACCGGAAACGCGTGATCGTGTGACTTTGGCAGCAGAGGCATTCGCGCAGGAAGCTGAAACTCTCGGCTCGCATCACGTCAATCGTCTGTTCAAAAATCGCGAGAACCTTGACCTGACTCTTGGCGAGGCCAGGATTTGGTACCGAACTTTTTTCGAGAACTACGGCTTGGTCGAAAGGGACCATCGGGTCGTTCCTATTTGGGGCCTCATCCCGCCCGACCGATTGGATGACCGGTTCATCGATGAGCTTGCAACGTTAGCTACCGACGACAACTCAAACGTGGTTCGAGGTGTCTTGCGATTCCTGACCGAACATGTGATCCGTCCTAGATCTTTTTGGGAACCCGATCCGGCAGGAGGTGATGGCGAAGGCCTCTCTTTTGAACCGCGGACGGCAGAAACACCTGCGGCTAGGTGGGCCGATCTGTTCGGGAAGTTCTCCGGCATTGACTCGACTCTGAACTACATGGTTGCAGTCGCGTCTCTGGAGGATTTAGAACTTCTCAAAGGTGTTGCTGACCTGGATGCAGTCGATGATCGAACCCGAGATCTGATTCGGGCGGCCATCGATGTGATGGCCGGAGACTTGACAGACGTCGGGGATCTGGCACCAACGAGATACAGCGGGAATGATACATCCGCGTTGCGTGACCTTGTCGTGAACTCAGTTCCTCAGCTACAGGCTGATCAATGGAGTCCTCTGCTGGTGGGAACCCATTGGCAGATCGCTGTTGCTGCCGCACTCCAAATCGTTGAACACGAGAACATATCAGCGGAACAGCTGAAGACGGTCTCTGAGCTGAAATCTGCAGAAATTGAATGCGCTCTTGTTGAGCGTGCGAGGCGTGATATGGACTGGGCTCTCTTGCAGATCAAAGAACTGACCGATCGCGATGAGTACGGGTCTGCCGACATGATCAGTCGGCTACTGGCAGCGTCTGTCTCGAAGGAGAGTCTGGAGTTACTCGACCGAGACGAGACGCTAGACGTACGTGCATGGGTAGCTCTCACCATCCAGAATCCACACAACTATCTCGAATCGGCGCGCGATGTGCTGGACGGCACATCTGAGTGGCTCAACAAGCGTAAGGCACCGCTGGCGGACAAATACGCGGTGATTGCTGAACACATGACTGCGAAAGCTAAGGGCGCGGCCTGCCTTGTGTTGTCTCAAGCTGCCGAGATCATTGACGCAGATGTCGAGCGTGTCAGCGCGGAGCTTCGAAGGGACTCTTATGTATCGCGTTCCTCCGCGCTCCACGCATTGATCGCAATAGTTACGCGGACCGAACGTGCCCTGCCGAGTCTGGGCGATCTCACGGTGCTTGACAGCTATGGTTTCTTGGACGACGCGGAGTTCGTGCTCGACAGCCCGTTGGCAAGAGTGGTGGCGCCGGTTTGGGCGGTTAGTAAAACTAAAGCGCTTCAGGAACTGGGCCGCGCATGGCGGCTTCGTCAGCAGAGAACATCAGATGTAGATCTAGAGGAAGCTTTGTATCTGGATAGCGAAACCCTCCGGATGGTTGCACTTGACCAGCTAATGTCACGCTGGAGTGACGGGCAACTCAGAGAATTGCTGGACCGCTACGGTGATCAAAACAGGCAGTGGTGGTATAACATCATCGCTGCGTTGGATGAGCGTCTGTTCGGGTTCGGTCGCCAAGCAATCAGCGTCCGTGAGTAA
- a CDS encoding DUF4209 domain-containing protein, translated as MITPHNSRWQVAARHPDLKAAYADDYAATLLIGSPLRTIADDADADDDVRYIAGLLATIAWFMPNGDDWSNPYGPFATFGDRRSAVPADFVEADITVLAEIAEHIPNLILRSRVLDVAAIAGDSALRATRHAAQLQALVDHGVTSEAMTHDAEQWDRGLAVGVRFRGVASVQLDAIERQLVEASTTSTDSGLAVSAARMLGAHRLGLPHASAIAVRLAEHAEGIESIAAQHILEISAEWFRRAGDPEAAEDATYSIVQRLIAESKATEAFRASIHLEMALKVLRTLPRTARERLGSADLPIELARRIRESGAAAIGKMRVFTTESGDLGDHVTELIAAIRSEDPVESVRRFAGIQSFANLSAARTEAEQRERQFPLSSLFGKRTLSSDGRTVYRSPVSDDATIYGEKASIWEGMIQHYQLRINLVGGIVLPRAWRQLSTDHRLHIGDFQALAVGSTIVPSTHEGVLARGLHYGYTGDFGTAVHLIVPAIEALVRLHLLNAGERTSTINADGNENEIGLSSLMENERVVDIFGEDVTFELRALLCGPIGPNLRNEVAHGLIGDSVFSSSVSVYLWWLTLKLVFMPYWNALHDPEAAEAREPTTPERESQ; from the coding sequence ATGATCACGCCCCATAATTCTCGCTGGCAGGTTGCTGCGCGCCACCCCGATTTGAAGGCCGCGTACGCTGACGATTATGCTGCGACTCTACTTATCGGCAGTCCACTTCGGACCATCGCCGACGACGCTGATGCCGACGACGATGTCCGCTATATCGCGGGTCTCCTTGCGACGATCGCCTGGTTCATGCCGAACGGGGACGACTGGAGCAACCCGTACGGCCCTTTTGCGACGTTCGGCGACCGGCGGAGCGCCGTTCCCGCAGATTTTGTGGAGGCGGACATTACAGTGCTGGCTGAGATCGCCGAACATATCCCCAACCTAATTCTTCGGAGTCGCGTCCTTGACGTCGCCGCAATCGCTGGCGACTCCGCGCTTCGCGCGACCCGGCACGCTGCGCAGCTCCAGGCGCTGGTCGACCACGGGGTGACGAGCGAAGCGATGACCCACGATGCCGAACAATGGGACCGTGGACTTGCGGTCGGAGTCCGCTTCCGTGGTGTCGCGTCGGTGCAACTCGACGCGATCGAGCGCCAACTCGTCGAAGCCTCAACCACATCCACTGATAGCGGTCTTGCGGTGAGCGCGGCGCGAATGCTCGGTGCGCACAGGCTTGGACTCCCACATGCATCGGCCATCGCGGTCCGCCTTGCTGAACACGCTGAAGGCATAGAGTCAATCGCCGCTCAGCACATACTGGAGATATCAGCCGAATGGTTCCGCCGTGCGGGCGATCCGGAGGCGGCTGAGGACGCAACATACTCGATCGTTCAGCGGCTGATCGCCGAATCTAAAGCTACCGAGGCATTCCGCGCATCCATCCACCTGGAAATGGCTCTCAAGGTTCTTCGCACGCTGCCACGTACGGCCCGCGAACGCCTGGGCAGCGCTGACTTGCCGATCGAGCTTGCCCGCCGGATCCGGGAGAGCGGCGCTGCGGCGATCGGCAAGATGAGAGTGTTCACCACAGAGAGTGGCGACCTTGGCGATCATGTAACCGAGTTGATTGCCGCAATTCGCAGTGAAGATCCAGTCGAATCGGTCCGGCGCTTCGCTGGCATACAATCCTTCGCAAATCTGTCGGCGGCGCGGACTGAAGCGGAACAGCGGGAGAGACAATTCCCCCTCTCGTCGCTTTTTGGAAAGCGAACTCTTAGTTCCGACGGGCGGACCGTATACCGCTCGCCCGTGAGTGACGACGCCACGATCTATGGCGAGAAGGCGTCAATCTGGGAAGGCATGATCCAGCACTATCAGCTGCGAATCAATCTCGTCGGCGGCATCGTGCTGCCGAGAGCTTGGAGACAGCTGTCCACCGATCACCGGCTTCACATTGGCGACTTCCAGGCCCTTGCCGTGGGGAGCACCATCGTACCGAGCACGCACGAGGGCGTCCTAGCTCGGGGGTTGCACTACGGGTATACCGGAGATTTTGGAACAGCAGTACACCTCATTGTTCCCGCAATCGAGGCGCTCGTGCGACTGCATCTCTTGAACGCCGGCGAACGCACGAGCACAATTAATGCCGACGGCAACGAGAACGAGATAGGCCTTTCCTCTCTCATGGAGAACGAGCGGGTTGTCGACATTTTCGGAGAGGACGTTACGTTCGAGCTTCGCGCGCTTCTGTGCGGACCCATAGGTCCGAACCTTCGCAACGAAGTTGCACACGGGCTGATCGGGGACTCGGTGTTTTCCTCAAGCGTCAGCGTCTACCTCTGGTGGCTCACGCTAAAGCTTGTCTTCATGCCTTACTGGAACGCGCTACACGATCCGGAAGCGGCTGAAGCACGCGAGCCGACCACTCCGGAAAGGGAGTCACAATAG